One genomic window of Lycium ferocissimum isolate CSIRO_LF1 unplaced genomic scaffold, AGI_CSIRO_Lferr_CH_V1 ctg3776, whole genome shotgun sequence includes the following:
- the LOC132044173 gene encoding NADH-ubiquinone oxidoreductase chain 3, whose protein sequence is MSEFAPICIYLVISPLVSLIPLGLPFLVSSNSSTYPEKLSAYECGFDPSGDARSRFDIRFYLVSILFIIPDPEVTFSFPWAVPPNKIDPFGSWSMMAFLLILTIGSLYEWKRGASDRE, encoded by the coding sequence ATGTCAGAATTTGCACCTATTTGTATCTATTTAGTGATCAGCCCGCTAGTTTCTTTGATCCCACTCGGTCTTCCTTTTCTAGTTTCTTCCAATAGTTCGACCTATCCAGAAAAATTGTCGGCCTACGAATGTGGTTTCGATCCTTCCGGTGATGCCAGAAGTCGTTTTGATATAAGATTTTATCTTGtttccattttatttattattcctGATCCGGAAGTAACCTTTTCCTTTCCTTGGGCAGTACCTCCCAACAAGATTGATCCATTTGGATCTTGGTCCATGATGGCCTTTTTATTGATTTTGACGATTGGATCTCTCTATGAATGGAAAAGGGGTGCTTCGGATCGGGAGTAA
- the LOC132044172 gene encoding small ribosomal subunit protein uS12m translates to MPTLNQLIRHGREEKRRTDRTRALDQCPQKQGVCPRVSTRTPKKPNSAPRKIAKVRLSNRHDIFAHIPGEGHNLQEHSMVLIRGGRVKDSPGVKFHCIRGVKDLLGIPDRRRGRSKYGAEKPKSI, encoded by the coding sequence ATGCCTACATTAAATCAATTGATTCGTCATGGTAGAGAAGAAAAACGGCGCACGGACCGTACTCGAGCTTTGGATCAATGTCCCCAGAAGCAAGGAGTATGCCCGCGTGTTTCAACGAGAACACCGAAAAAACCTAATTCAGCTCCACGTAAGATAGCCAAAGTACGGTTGAGCAATCGACATGATATATTTGCTCACATTCCAGGCGAAGGTCATAATTTGCAGGAACATTCTATGGTCTTAATAAGAGGAGGTAGAGTGAAAGATTCGCCAGGTGTGAAATTCCATTGTATTCGAGGAGTCAAGGATTTGCTGGGAATTCCGGATCGAAGAAGAGGCAGATCAAAATATGGTGCGGAAAAACCAAAATCGATATGA